CAGCCATGACCGTCCGCGCGGCGAGTGCATTTTCATGCATCTCACCCTCCTGCCCTATCTGGCCGCATCGGGTGAGTTGAAAACCAAGCCGACGCAGCACTCGGTCAAAGAACTGCAGTCCATCGGCATCGCGCCCGATATTTTGGTCTGCCGCTCGGAACAACCGATCCCCGAAAAAGAACGCGAGAAAATCGCGCTCTTCTGTAATGTGCGCAAAGAGGCCGTTGTCGCAGCCTATGACCTGAACTCCATCTATGAGGCGCCTCTGGCCTACCATCGCGAGGGTCTGGATCAGGCAGTGCTGGATGCCTTCAACATCTCCCCTGCCCCGAAACCCGACCTCAGCACATGGATCGACGTGGTGGACCGCATCCACAACACCGATGGCGCGGTCAATATTGCGATTGTTGGCAAATACACCCAGCTTGAAGATGCCTATAAATCGATCAAGGAGGCACTCACCCATGGTGGCATGGCCAACCGGGTGAAAGTAAATGTCGAATGGGTCGATGCCGAGATTTTCGACGAAGAAGACCCCGCCCCCCATCTCGAAGGATTTCATGCTATCCTTGTGCCCGGCGGCTTTGGCGAGCGCGGCACTGAAGGCAAGATCAAGGCCGCGCAATTCGCCCGCGAACGCAAGATCCCCTATCTGGGCATTTGCCTCGGCATGCAGATGGCTGTCATCGAGGCGGCGCGCAACCTGGCGGGCCTCAAGGACGCCGGCTCAGAAGAGTTTGATCACGAGGCTGGCAAAAAACGTTTCACGCCCGTGGTCTATCACCTCAAGGAATGGGTTCAGGGCAACGAAAAGGTCAAACGCAAAGTCACCGATGACAAAGGCGGCACCATGCGGCTTGGCGCCTATGATGCGGTGCTCAAAAAGGGATCAAAGGTGGCCGAAGTCTATGACAGCCTAGCCATAGATGAACGCCATCGCCATCGCTATGAAGTCGACACCAAATACCGCGAAAAGCTGGAGAAATGCGGGCTGATCTTTTCCGGCATGTCCCCCGACGGGCGCTTGCCGGAAATCGTAGAATGGGAAGATCACCCGTGGTTCATCGGCGTACAGTTCCACCCCGAGCTGAAGTCCAAACCTTTCGCGCCGCACCCGCTCTTTGCTGACTTCGTGCGCGCGGCGCTGGAAACCTCGCGCTTGGTCTAGGCCTAACGACCTTTCACCGCCCGTTTGCGTGGCACAGGTTTGCGCAGGTCGCGCTCTTCGGTTTCTTCCTCCGGCAGATAGCGCAGCATGCGGCGCGAGACGCCAAGCTCCATCACCGGGCTGAGAAGATCGCGCAGCAAGCTTTGGTTTTCGGCATAAACAGCCGTTTCATGCTCTCGGTCGAGCCGCAACTCATTGTTGGTCAGCGTCGCGATAATCGCCTCATCAAGAACGTACCGCCCTTGCCGGTTGTCTTCTCGATCCTTCGCCTGCGCGATCAACCAACGATCCAACCTGCGACGATCAAGAACACCGCGATCCGGCCAGGCCAGGTAGAAACCAGAGTTCACCCGCAAGCAGATATTGTCCAATAGCCGCGCTGTGGCTTTCCATTTCTCAGGCACGTCGCGCTTGGGCATATAGTTGAACCGCTCTGGTTCACCATTCAGAAACGCAGACACCGCCGAGCCGAGATCCATGCATTTCTGTGCCATGATCCAACTTAGGACGGTCTGTGGATACGCGCCCCAGTCATACGCCATCGCCAATGCGCGCAACTCGTCATCTGTCCCTGTCTGGGCCAGCTCAAGCTGTTCGTCCGGGGTGCCTTTGGACCAATCAAAGTCCTTGAAAGTTGCCTCTGTTGGCATCTTGCCTCACATCTACAAAAAATCACGCGTCCTGAGCCAAGTTTATCTGCCCCGAAAGCGCTATTTCTTAGGTGCAAATGTGACGCGATTGAGACTTTAGCCGCGAAGATTGCAAAGCTGTGTTTCCTCATCCAGAATTATCCGAAAATACGCAGACAGAGAGGACAGTATGGCCAAGGGATATTGGGTGGCACATGTCGATGTGGACGACCTTGGCGAATATGAATCCTACAAAACCGCCAATGCCGCCGCGTTTGCCGAATATGGCGCGCAATTCCTGGTGCGCGGTGGCGCGCGCGAGCTGCGCGAAGGTGATGCACGCACCCGCACAGTGGTGATCGAGTTTCCCACCTACAAAGCAGCTTTGGCATGCTACAACTCCAAAATCTATCAGAATGCCAAGGCGCTGCGCGATCCCATTTCAACCGGCGAT
This DNA window, taken from Roseovarius sp. S88, encodes the following:
- a CDS encoding CTP synthase, with translation MARYVFITGGVVSSLGKGLASAALGALLQARGFSVRLRKLDPYLNVDPGTMSPFEHGEVFVTDDGAETDLDLGHYERFTGVPARMTDSVSSGRIYSNVLERERRGDYLGKTIQVVPHVTNEIKKFIEIGDDEVDFMLCEIGGTVGDIEGLPFFEAIRQFSHDRPRGECIFMHLTLLPYLAASGELKTKPTQHSVKELQSIGIAPDILVCRSEQPIPEKEREKIALFCNVRKEAVVAAYDLNSIYEAPLAYHREGLDQAVLDAFNISPAPKPDLSTWIDVVDRIHNTDGAVNIAIVGKYTQLEDAYKSIKEALTHGGMANRVKVNVEWVDAEIFDEEDPAPHLEGFHAILVPGGFGERGTEGKIKAAQFARERKIPYLGICLGMQMAVIEAARNLAGLKDAGSEEFDHEAGKKRFTPVVYHLKEWVQGNEKVKRKVTDDKGGTMRLGAYDAVLKKGSKVAEVYDSLAIDERHRHRYEVDTKYREKLEKCGLIFSGMSPDGRLPEIVEWEDHPWFIGVQFHPELKSKPFAPHPLFADFVRAALETSRLV
- a CDS encoding DUF1330 domain-containing protein, encoding MAKGYWVAHVDVDDLGEYESYKTANAAAFAEYGAQFLVRGGARELREGDARTRTVVIEFPTYKAALACYNSKIYQNAKALRDPISTGDLVIVEGVNR